The following proteins are encoded in a genomic region of Hymenobacter siberiensis:
- the nagB gene encoding glucosamine-6-phosphate deaminase, protein MSPPNSHPTPIATTVYADSERASAAVAGQIADLIRARAAEGQPCVLGLATGSSPTRVYEELVRLHREDGLSFQNVISFNLDEYYPMAPDSLQSYVRFMREYLFDHVDIKPENVHIPDGTVSPEQVAEFCRRYEEQIREAGGVDLQLLGIGRTGHIGFNEPGSGPDSRTRLITLDHVTRTDAASDFYGEENVPRRALTMGVGTILEARKIVLLAWGEGKAAVVKRMMECEVTDTLPATYLQRHPAVQVVLDEAAGAELTPRKTPWLLGLPCNWHDAALVRKAITWLARTVTKPILKLTEEDYNENGLSELLAQSGPAYDINIRVFNELQHTITGWPGGKPNADDTYRPERAAPFPKRVLIFSPHPDDDVISMGGTLLRLVDQGHEVHVAYQTSGNIAVFDDEAIRFADFVADYDQAFHLPTGEPADNLYHRVADFLKNKQPGQVDSDEVQQIKGLIRRGEAKSACRLAGIPDANVHFQDLPFYETGRVRKKPLGDEDIRLTMELLNRIQPQQIYAAGDLSDPHGTHRVCLAAIFESIHRLKASDTAWLDDCWMWLYRGAWQEWDIDQIEMAVPLSPQELTRKRRAIFKHQSQKDRPLFPGADQREFWQRAEARNRTTAKLYDQLGLPEYEGIEAFVRWEF, encoded by the coding sequence ATGAGCCCGCCCAATTCCCACCCCACCCCCATCGCCACCACGGTTTACGCTGATTCGGAGCGGGCTTCGGCCGCCGTGGCCGGCCAGATTGCCGACCTCATCCGCGCCCGCGCCGCCGAAGGTCAACCCTGCGTGCTCGGCCTCGCTACCGGCTCCTCACCCACGCGGGTTTACGAGGAGCTGGTGCGCCTGCACCGCGAAGACGGCCTGAGCTTTCAAAACGTCATCAGCTTCAACCTCGATGAGTATTATCCTATGGCGCCCGACTCCCTGCAGAGCTACGTGCGCTTTATGCGGGAATACCTGTTCGACCATGTTGATATAAAACCTGAGAACGTGCACATACCCGACGGGACTGTGTCGCCGGAGCAAGTGGCCGAGTTCTGCCGGCGCTATGAGGAGCAGATTCGCGAAGCCGGCGGGGTTGATTTGCAGCTGCTGGGCATAGGGCGCACCGGCCACATCGGCTTCAATGAGCCTGGCTCCGGCCCGGACTCCCGCACCCGCCTCATTACCCTGGACCACGTTACGCGCACCGACGCGGCTTCCGATTTTTACGGCGAAGAAAACGTGCCACGCCGGGCCCTGACCATGGGCGTGGGCACTATTCTCGAAGCCCGAAAAATCGTGCTGCTGGCCTGGGGCGAGGGCAAGGCCGCCGTGGTGAAGCGCATGATGGAATGCGAGGTAACCGACACCTTGCCCGCCACTTATCTGCAGCGCCACCCCGCCGTGCAAGTGGTGCTGGACGAGGCCGCCGGCGCCGAGCTCACCCCGCGCAAAACGCCCTGGCTGCTGGGCCTGCCCTGCAACTGGCACGATGCCGCCCTGGTGCGCAAGGCCATCACCTGGCTGGCCCGCACCGTGACCAAGCCCATCCTGAAACTGACCGAGGAAGACTACAACGAGAACGGCCTGTCGGAGCTGCTGGCCCAGTCCGGGCCGGCCTACGACATCAACATTCGGGTTTTCAACGAGCTGCAGCACACCATCACCGGCTGGCCCGGCGGCAAGCCCAACGCCGACGACACCTACCGGCCGGAGCGCGCCGCGCCGTTTCCCAAGCGCGTCCTCATCTTCAGCCCGCACCCTGATGATGACGTGATTTCGATGGGTGGCACCCTGCTGCGGCTGGTCGACCAGGGCCACGAGGTGCACGTTGCTTACCAGACCTCCGGCAACATTGCCGTGTTCGATGACGAGGCCATTCGCTTCGCCGATTTCGTGGCCGACTACGACCAGGCTTTCCACCTGCCCACCGGCGAGCCGGCCGACAACCTCTACCATCGCGTAGCCGATTTCCTCAAAAACAAGCAGCCCGGCCAGGTCGATTCCGACGAAGTGCAGCAGATAAAGGGCCTCATCCGGCGGGGCGAGGCCAAGAGCGCCTGCCGCTTGGCCGGCATTCCCGATGCCAACGTGCACTTCCAGGATTTGCCGTTTTACGAAACCGGCCGGGTGCGCAAAAAGCCCCTCGGCGACGAGGACATCCGCCTCACCATGGAGCTGTTGAACCGCATCCAGCCCCAGCAGATTTATGCCGCCGGCGACCTTTCGGACCCGCACGGCACCCACCGCGTATGCCTGGCGGCCATTTTTGAGTCCATCCACCGCCTCAAAGCCTCCGACACCGCCTGGCTCGACGACTGCTGGATGTGGCTCTACCGCGGGGCCTGGCAGGAATGGGACATCGACCAGATTGAGATGGCCGTGCCCCTCTCGCCACAGGAGCTCACGCGCAAGCGCCGCGCCATCTTTAAACACCAGAGCCAGAAGGACCGCCCCCTTTTTCCCGGGGCCGACCAGCGCGAGTTCTGGCAGCGCGCCGAGGCCCGCAACCGGACCACGGCCAAGCTGTATGACCAATTGGGCCTGCCGGAATACGAAGGCATCGAGGCATTTGTGCGGTGGGAGTTCTGA
- a CDS encoding 3-(methylthio)propionyl-CoA ligase produces MLGLMMAEPLRVATIIEHAAKWHGDTEIVSRLPEGGIHRYTYADANHRSKQLAQALLKLGIENGDRVGTLAWNTHRHFELYYGVAGIGAVCHTINPRLFPEQLVYIINHAEDRLLFFDLTFLPLVERLAAVCPTVEKWVLMAGPEHLPKESEMPGLCSYEDLLAAESGDYEWPSFDENTACSLCYTSGTTDQPKGVLYSHRSTLLHAFGISLPDSLGCSALDVIMPVVPMFHVNAWGLPYAAPLNGSKLVLPGAGMDSASLFELMESEGVTFSAGVPTIWFALLQFMREGQRHFTTLKRTVVGGASCPPALMKAFEDELGVTVLHAWGMTETSPLGTGARLKAKHADLSPADSLAIRSKQGRVVFGVDMKIVGDDGHALPHDGVAFGDLLVRGPWVVRDYFRAHTPGELTADGWFRTGDVATIDSDGYMQITDRSKDVIKSGGEWISSIDLENLAVAHPAVAEAAVIGVPSAKWSERPLLIVVRRIGMELSAEEMLNFFRGRVAKFCEPDAVEFVDSLPHTATGKLLKTQLRKDFAGYSVA; encoded by the coding sequence GGCGGCATCCACCGCTACACCTACGCCGATGCCAACCACCGCAGCAAGCAGCTGGCCCAGGCCCTGCTGAAGCTCGGCATTGAAAACGGCGACCGGGTGGGCACCCTGGCCTGGAACACCCACCGCCATTTCGAGCTGTACTACGGCGTGGCCGGCATCGGGGCGGTGTGCCACACCATCAATCCGCGCCTGTTTCCGGAGCAGCTCGTCTACATCATCAACCACGCCGAGGACCGGCTGCTGTTCTTCGACCTCACCTTTCTGCCCCTCGTCGAGCGCCTGGCCGCCGTGTGCCCCACCGTGGAAAAATGGGTGCTGATGGCCGGCCCCGAGCACCTGCCCAAAGAGTCGGAAATGCCCGGCCTGTGCAGCTACGAGGACTTACTGGCCGCCGAAAGCGGCGACTACGAGTGGCCCAGCTTCGATGAAAATACGGCCTGCTCGCTCTGCTATACCTCCGGCACCACCGACCAGCCCAAGGGCGTGCTTTATTCGCACCGCTCCACCCTGCTGCACGCCTTCGGTATTTCGCTGCCCGACTCGCTCGGCTGCTCGGCCCTCGATGTGATAATGCCCGTGGTGCCCATGTTCCACGTCAACGCCTGGGGGCTGCCCTACGCCGCGCCGCTCAACGGCTCGAAACTGGTGCTGCCCGGCGCGGGCATGGACAGCGCCAGCCTATTCGAGCTGATGGAGAGCGAGGGCGTGACGTTTTCGGCCGGAGTGCCCACCATCTGGTTCGCGCTGCTGCAGTTTATGCGCGAAGGCCAGCGCCATTTCACCACCCTGAAGCGCACGGTGGTGGGCGGGGCCTCGTGCCCGCCGGCCCTCATGAAAGCCTTTGAGGATGAGCTGGGCGTGACCGTGCTCCACGCTTGGGGCATGACCGAAACCAGCCCGCTGGGCACCGGCGCGCGCCTCAAGGCCAAGCACGCCGACCTCAGCCCGGCCGATAGCCTAGCCATTCGCAGCAAGCAGGGCCGGGTGGTGTTCGGCGTGGATATGAAGATTGTGGGCGATGACGGCCACGCGCTGCCGCACGACGGCGTGGCCTTCGGCGACCTGCTGGTGCGCGGGCCGTGGGTGGTGCGCGACTACTTCCGCGCCCACACGCCCGGCGAGCTCACCGCCGACGGCTGGTTCCGCACCGGCGACGTGGCCACCATCGACTCCGACGGCTATATGCAAATCACCGACCGCTCGAAGGACGTCATCAAGTCCGGCGGCGAGTGGATTTCCAGTATCGACCTCGAAAATCTGGCCGTGGCCCACCCCGCCGTGGCCGAGGCCGCCGTCATCGGCGTGCCCAGCGCCAAATGGAGCGAGCGGCCGCTGCTCATCGTGGTGCGTCGCATCGGCATGGAGCTATCAGCCGAGGAAATGCTGAATTTCTTCCGGGGCCGGGTGGCCAAGTTCTGCGAGCCCGATGCCGTGGAGTTTGTTGATTCTCTGCCGCATACAGCCACCGGGAAATTGCTGAAAACCCAGTTGCGCAAGGATTTCGCGGGGTATTCGGTGGCGTAA
- a CDS encoding acyltransferase family protein, whose translation MQRTTQAALETTGTLPLAEASQPGRLISLDVFRGLTVMAMILVNNPGDWGHIYPPFEHAEWNGCTPTDLIFPFFLFIVGVSLVYALDGTKRQGGPQGAVLLRVLRRAAVLFGLGLLLSLYPKFDFSTVRIMGVLARIALVFLGCGFIFLKTSWRTQAWLIISFLIGYAVLMQLVPVPGFGPANLEPTTNLGAWLDRTIFTEAHLWKQSKTWDPEGLLGTLPALATGLLGSLTAQWLRHKGPEPAAKVAWLFVAGGGLSLLGLCWAPWFPINKALWSSPYVLYTGGLAMAGLAALYWICDVQGYRAWTRPALVYGVNAILVFCLSALLSRTFGLFQLALPGGKTGGLKEWLYEWGIAPYFADPRTASLVGAATLIVIWYFILSWMYKKGVVLKV comes from the coding sequence ATGCAACGCACCACCCAGGCCGCCCTCGAAACCACCGGCACCCTGCCACTGGCCGAGGCCTCCCAGCCCGGCCGCCTCATCAGCCTCGACGTGTTTCGCGGCCTCACCGTGATGGCCATGATTCTGGTGAACAACCCCGGCGACTGGGGCCACATCTACCCACCCTTCGAGCACGCCGAATGGAATGGCTGCACCCCCACGGACCTCATTTTTCCATTTTTCCTGTTCATCGTAGGCGTAAGCCTGGTGTATGCCTTGGACGGCACAAAGCGCCAGGGCGGGCCACAGGGCGCGGTGCTGCTGCGGGTGCTGCGCCGGGCGGCCGTGCTATTCGGCCTGGGCCTGCTGCTGTCACTCTACCCGAAATTCGACTTCAGCACCGTGCGGATTATGGGCGTGTTGGCGCGCATTGCGCTGGTGTTTCTGGGGTGCGGGTTCATCTTCCTGAAAACCAGCTGGCGCACCCAGGCATGGCTGATTATCAGCTTCCTGATTGGCTACGCGGTACTGATGCAGCTGGTGCCCGTGCCCGGCTTTGGCCCCGCCAACCTGGAGCCTACCACCAACCTCGGGGCCTGGCTCGACCGCACCATCTTCACCGAAGCCCACCTCTGGAAACAAAGCAAAACCTGGGACCCCGAAGGCTTGCTCGGCACCCTGCCGGCGCTGGCTACCGGCCTACTAGGCAGCCTCACGGCCCAATGGCTGCGCCACAAAGGCCCGGAGCCGGCCGCCAAAGTAGCCTGGCTGTTCGTGGCCGGCGGCGGCCTCAGCCTGCTCGGCCTGTGCTGGGCCCCGTGGTTCCCCATCAATAAAGCGCTGTGGAGCAGCCCCTACGTGCTTTACACCGGCGGGCTGGCCATGGCCGGCCTGGCGGCGCTCTACTGGATTTGCGACGTGCAGGGCTACCGCGCCTGGACGCGCCCGGCGCTGGTCTACGGCGTCAATGCCATCCTCGTGTTCTGCCTCTCGGCGCTGCTTTCGCGCACGTTCGGGCTGTTCCAGCTGGCCCTGCCCGGCGGCAAAACCGGCGGCCTGAAGGAGTGGCTGTATGAATGGGGCATCGCCCCCTACTTTGCCGACCCGCGCACGGCTTCGCTGGTGGGTGCGGCCACGCTTATCGTTATCTGGTATTTTATTCTGAGCTGGATGTATAAGAAGGGCGTGGTGCTGAAGGTGTGA
- the proC gene encoding pyrroline-5-carboxylate reductase, translating into MKILIIGGGNMGLTYARSFVRAHITSRLDLRLLARSPERVPALAAHEIGTVWGSPAECVPGADILILAVKPQDSPALFAALKGLVQPQQLILSIMAGVRIDTLREALGTPKIIRAMPNLPAQIGMGMTAFTSTDEVSRAELVQVQNLLSTTGKTVYVENESAIDASTAISGSGPAYVYYCMEALMAAAAQMGFSGAEAELLVSQTFRGAVELYSQSGLSCQDWITKVASKGGTTEAALGAFGAGAVREGLMAGAGAARDRAEELGK; encoded by the coding sequence ATGAAAATCCTCATCATCGGCGGCGGCAACATGGGCCTCACCTACGCCCGCAGCTTCGTGCGCGCCCACATCACCTCGCGGCTCGACCTACGCCTGCTGGCCCGCTCGCCCGAGCGCGTACCGGCCCTGGCCGCCCACGAAATCGGCACGGTCTGGGGCTCGCCCGCCGAGTGCGTGCCGGGGGCCGACATCCTCATCTTAGCCGTGAAGCCGCAGGACTCGCCGGCGCTGTTCGCGGCGCTAAAGGGCCTGGTGCAGCCCCAGCAGCTCATCCTGAGCATCATGGCCGGCGTGCGGATTGATACCCTGCGCGAGGCCCTGGGCACGCCCAAAATCATTCGGGCCATGCCCAACCTACCCGCCCAGATTGGCATGGGCATGACGGCCTTCACCAGCACCGACGAGGTGAGCCGCGCCGAGCTGGTACAGGTACAAAACCTGCTGAGCACCACCGGCAAGACAGTTTACGTCGAAAACGAAAGCGCCATCGACGCCAGTACGGCCATTTCGGGCAGCGGCCCGGCCTACGTGTACTACTGCATGGAAGCCCTGATGGCTGCCGCCGCCCAAATGGGTTTCAGCGGAGCCGAAGCTGAGCTGCTGGTGAGCCAGACGTTTCGCGGCGCGGTAGAGCTGTACTCCCAATCGGGCCTGAGCTGCCAGGACTGGATTACCAAAGTGGCCTCCAAGGGCGGCACCACCGAGGCAGCGCTGGGAGCCTTCGGCGCGGGTGCCGTGCGCGAGGGCCTGATGGCCGGGGCCGGCGCGGCGCGGGACCGGGCCGAGGAGCTAGGGAAATAA
- a CDS encoding RagB/SusD family nutrient uptake outer membrane protein yields the protein MKKILPLAALLSALALGSCNKEYLNPSTASQQQVVTSSDGLITLCNGLQARYSAGGLLSVLYNTVAAGGLSTRELSILNVGNIEEYNLSLGAGSLTNSNGVVRNIWTQANLVKSNADLVLANVGNAPDAGTRSGIVAYASIFRALSIGTLAQYFEQIPLATQESAPFVPRVDALRNAVAQLEAAATQLAATPVSADFNAKIVPGIDLANTLQALITRYSLEAGDYDKALAAAGRVDLTKRSVFNFDDNSRNPLFETSFGNKNVFEPTNTSLGLAGALAPEAGDKRLPFLLRISPPPTTTQNLGTGFYTANSAPIPVYVPNEMLLIRAEAYARKNDVPNAVLELNKVRTSTAAAATSSTGLLLALPGAALPAYAGPLTPADVLLDILRNRYVELAFQGFRLADSRRFGRPAPGTTGAERNRNFFPYPRTERENNPSTPADPAI from the coding sequence ATGAAGAAAATCCTCCCCCTCGCAGCCCTGCTCTCAGCCCTCGCGCTGGGTAGCTGCAACAAAGAATACCTGAACCCGAGCACTGCCAGCCAGCAGCAGGTGGTCACTTCCTCCGATGGCCTGATTACGCTCTGCAACGGCTTGCAGGCGCGCTACAGCGCGGGCGGCCTGCTCAGCGTGCTCTATAATACGGTGGCGGCCGGCGGGCTGAGCACCCGCGAGCTCAGCATCCTCAACGTGGGCAATATTGAGGAATACAACCTCAGCCTCGGGGCCGGCAGCCTCACCAACAGCAACGGCGTGGTGCGCAACATCTGGACCCAGGCCAACCTGGTGAAATCCAACGCCGACCTGGTGCTGGCCAACGTGGGCAACGCCCCGGACGCGGGCACCCGCAGCGGCATTGTGGCCTACGCCAGCATTTTCCGGGCGCTGAGTATTGGCACGCTGGCGCAGTATTTCGAGCAGATTCCGCTGGCCACGCAGGAAAGCGCGCCGTTTGTGCCGCGCGTGGATGCGCTGCGCAACGCCGTGGCCCAGCTCGAAGCGGCCGCCACGCAGCTGGCCGCCACGCCGGTTTCGGCCGATTTCAACGCCAAGATTGTGCCCGGCATCGACCTTGCCAATACGCTGCAAGCCCTCATTACCCGCTACAGCCTGGAAGCCGGTGACTACGACAAGGCCCTGGCCGCCGCCGGCCGCGTGGACCTCACCAAACGCTCGGTGTTCAACTTCGACGATAACTCCCGCAATCCGCTGTTCGAGACGTCGTTCGGCAACAAAAACGTATTCGAGCCTACTAACACCAGCCTGGGCCTGGCCGGCGCGCTCGCACCCGAAGCCGGCGACAAGCGCCTGCCCTTCCTGCTGCGCATCAGCCCGCCGCCTACCACTACCCAAAACCTGGGCACCGGCTTCTACACCGCCAACAGCGCCCCCATTCCGGTGTACGTGCCCAACGAAATGCTCCTGATTCGGGCCGAAGCCTACGCCCGCAAAAACGACGTACCCAACGCCGTGCTTGAGCTGAACAAGGTGCGGACCAGCACGGCCGCCGCCGCTACCAGCAGCACCGGCCTGCTCCTGGCGCTGCCCGGCGCGGCCCTGCCCGCCTACGCCGGCCCTCTCACCCCCGCCGATGTGCTCCTCGACATCCTGCGCAACCGCTACGTGGAGCTGGCCTTCCAGGGCTTCCGCCTGGCCGACAGCCGCCGCTTCGGCCGCCCCGCGCCGGGCACTACCGGGGCCGAGCGCAACCGCAATTTCTTCCCCTATCCCCGCACGGAGCGGGAGAACAACCCCTCCACCCCCGCCGACCCGGCGATTTAG